The segment CTCAACTGCTCTTGCAATTGCAGCGCCGATACTTTGCCTGTGACCAGAAGAATAAATCATCTTGAATTTAGAAGTTGTTTGACCGTTATTAGATACACCACCGGGCTACCAATCGTTGAATATACTTTTATCCAATGTAATCATTAATAGGAACTGTTAAAACAAGAGCGTGTCCATCAGTATTTGAAACAGTGGCACGATTAAGATGTACAGGAGCAGAAGGATGCAAGTCGCTGTCTGAAAGATGCAAAGGTCATTCATAAAAGAGCCAAATGTTGCTCCTGAATTTTGCAAACATAAATTCTTCCTCAGATATTCACGTTGGTGGCTTTTCAGCTAAATTTGCATCAACCGTGAGATGCCCTTGAAGTGGCTGGGGGTCTTACACCCCAGAAGGACCCAGTCATCTCCAGTTCACTAGTTATTGAACGCGGTTTCTGCATGAGGTTTACTTTGCTGCTGCAATTATCTCCATATGTTCAGCCatgcttttaaaatgtctctctctttctcttgcgtgcactctctctctctctgtcactcctcTGCTGAGTCTGCCAATTATGGACGTTCACTCTTAATAAACCAACCACATTTTGCTACGATCTATTGTTTATTGATAGGTCATGATTATAGATCTTTGTtgttaaattcagtttatttagtataacccaaaatcacaaattacaaatttgcctcagagggctttacaatctgtacacatacgacatccctgtcccagaacctcacatcggatcaggaaaaactcccccaaaaaatagaaaaaaccctttcacggggaaaacagaggaggatccctctgccCGGATGGACGGAAGCAATagattatcaggctgctctaataaatctcttaaatccctccagttaatccagaatgctgcagctcgtgtactcacaaaatcacatttaaaattcttctcctcacctacaaagcctagattggtgatgcaccatcatatcttaaggagcttgtagtgcggggctacttgtggttcctagagtccaaaaaagtaggatgggagccagagccttcagttatcaagctcctcttttatggaaccagcttccactttcagtccgggaggcagacacagtcacctcattcaagaatagacttaagactttcctctttaatagtgcttatagttagggctgaatcaggtttgccctggtccagccccttgatatgctgctataggcttataggctgctgggggatgttttaggatacactgagcacctatctcctcttctctccttatggatgaatttacatctctccattgcaccttattaactctgcttcctccccggagtctttgtgacttcacgtctcatagggtccattggacctggaggtgtctgatgcctggtgagccggcctcccgcgttggccctgctgatgcgccccgccccccctcctctctacatcccttctgtttcatggattggaggtgcattcatacattgtcatattcatgtaatgtgtttatgtaactttgtaatgctgttcattctgtacatatgacatatattacatctgtccatccggggagagggatcctcctctgttgctctcctgaaggtttcttccctttttttccctgtgaaaggttatttttggggagtttttcgtgatctgatgtgaggtcctgggacagggatgtcgtatgtgtacagattgtacatttgtaatttgtgatattgggctatacaatacaaaataaactgaattgaattgaatagatgccatgtgtacagatgaacagcgttacagagttacaacacattcaataaatatgaccgtaaagtatgaataattagtaggcatggatcaAGATCCatatttccacaatccatgaaacagaaggagaaagagagaggggggggggcacatcagcagggccatggcaggaggcatcgcaaaagaggccagaccaatgaggtcggcctttgaggcagggggcacagagaaggaggcagggtcATTGGAATAGAGGCCAGATctaggccaggggctggatgcaggaagcaggggcaaggagtcaggacccaggaccagcttcagacacagccaggtcctatgagacatgaagactccagggaggaagtagagttagtaatgcgcaatggagagatgtaaatgaaTCCATAAggagtgagagaagaggagataggtgctcactgtatcctaaaacatcccccaggggcctataagcctatagcagcatatctaagtgattcttgattttacagggagccagtacagagcagctaatacaggagtaatgtgatctcttttcttagtttttgtgagtatgcaagctgcagcattctggattaactggagagacttaagagacttattagagcagcctgatattaaggagttgcagtaatctagtctggaagtaacaaacgtgtgaaccagtttttctgcatctattgatgtgcctgattttttaaatgttacgtagatgaaaaaatccagtccttgagatttgcttcacgtgggagttaaaggacaagtcctgatcaaagataacgcagagagTCTTTACAGTGGTGCTGGATGCCAggacaatgccatctacagaaaccacatcaccagataattgatctctgaggtgttctgggccgagtaaaataatttcatgtttttatgtctttaagacatgcttgaagtttagcgagctggttggtcccttctggtttgatcgatagatataattgagtatcatctgcataacttACTAACTAAAGACttttcctccccggagtctttgtgacttcacgtctcatagggtccattggacctggcggtgtctgatgccttcTGCCATGGCCCTACTGATGCGCCCcgcaaaacaagtacagagatgagtcctttatctgatgcaattaggaggtcatttgtaattttttaaTGATATGTGTTCTACTGGTGTCTACACTACATTTATGTAATACCACAAATTGCCTCATTTGGGACATTAGGGTTTTcctataaagagagagagagagacagagactttTATGCCTTGTAATTGTACACAAACTAAACGTAAAAAAACAGAATCTGATGGCAGATCTTAGCAAACCATTGTCATAAACCCAAATCATTCGTATTGAGTATACCAAAAATCCAAAAGAGGAACCACACTGCCAAAATCATTATGACATCAGATTTATTCCAAACAAATGTTACAATAAACCTGGTCTCCCAGTCATGACACTACAAGTGCACTGCATGACAGCGGATCCAGACACCAAAAGACAGCCAGGCTGACTGATCTAAGGAAGAGACTCACATTTTTGCTACTCTTCTGGTCCACTAATTATTCTGCCTCGACTTGACTCTTCGCAGGTATGTGGCAACCCAGAAAACAAACGTTACATGGATCTGCCCGCTGATACCGGACAAATGTGGATGTTTCTGAGGCTGCCATGTCTCCAAGGAGTGAGGTGATGGGGATATTTTGAAGCTTTTATGAGTGGTTGTCAGGGAGAGGGAATGGGAAGAATAGGAGAAGAAAATGAGGGTACAAGACAAAGAATGGAAAGAAAGACAGCTGCTGTTTTTAATAACGGCGGGGTTGTGTGGAGCTAACGgtgttcatttttattatgCCGGAGCTGCCGCCGCTGCCGCCACTCATGCCGTAGCTGCCTCCGTAGCCACCGCCACCGCCTCCCATGCCGCTGCCATAACCGCCGCCTCCCATGCTGCCCCCATaaccgccaccgccgccgccaccacctAGTGAAGgagattacattttgtttagaTGAGATGGCAGAAACTTGAGTTTCCATTAAAACATAATCAACCAAAACGATGGCTTTCTCATTTTCACGTTTACTTGCATGCACTGGCTTAGAAATGAAGATATCTGTTGGACATACCAGAGGACTGTATGTGGATGGTTGCAGTTCCACTGCCACTGGTGATTCTgaaaagagatacaaaaagGATCAAGTTTAGCTGCCGATGTTGCTGCGTGTCTGACTTGATGCAATGCAGTCTATTAGTGTTTAAGAAGACCAGGCGTTATGAGTCCAAAGCAACTGAGATTTTtacctgtcctcctctccttccagcAGTTTCCTGTAGGTGGCGATCTCAATCTCCAGAGCCAGCTTGATGTTCATCAGGTCCTGGTACTCACGGACCTGGCGGGTCATGTCCTGCTTGGCTCTCTGCAGGGCTTGTTCCAGGTCCCTGATGCGGGCCTTGGCGTCCTTCACGGCCAGCTCACCGCGCTCCTCGGCCTCAGCAATCTGAGCCTCCAGGTTGACGCGCTGGGAGGTTTAAAAGTTAGCAGGAGCTTCATAAGTGGTATTTGTCATTCAAAAAGCCTTCTACATGTTCGCCAccagtttctttttctgttttataacatataaatgcatgtaaCTGTGAACTAACCTGTCCCTTGACTGACTCAATCTCATTTTGGAGCCGGCTAATCATGCGGTTGAGCTCAGCTATCTCACTCTTGGAGGTGCGGAGGTCATCTCCGAACTGGCCTGCATTCGTCTCCATCTCTTGgtactaaagaaaacaaaatgcatatatatgttgttAATAGAGAGTCCACAGACTTGTCCAGCAGGATGAGTTTGacactttctgtctcttcctacCTTCTGCTGATACCACTGTTCAGTATCTTTACGGTTGGAAGCAGCGATGGCTTCATACTGGGCCTTGACTTCAGCCACAATAGAGTCCATGTCCAGTTCACGGGTGTTGTCCATCTCCACAATGACTGAGGTGTCCTTGATCTGTCCCTGGAGCTCACGAAGCTCCTACACAAAAGATAtatgttatttttaaatggaattAGAAGGTTAGAGGGTAAATGTAAGTAAgatatttatttctcttctgTATCTCAGCCTCTAAAAGTTCATTAGGATGGGTTTCCCTAAAATGAGAGCAAAGAAACAGACATATTAGGACTGTGTGTGGTTAATTTTTCTTACCGTCTCATAGATGGCTCTGAGGAAGTTAATCTCATCCTGGAGGGAGTCCACCTTGGCCTCCAGGTCAACCTTGTTCATGTATGCGCCATCTACATCCTTCAAGTAGAGGGCAAAGGAAGCGGTTGGCATAGGTGACGGGGTCAATGGAAGAGGCAATAACTCATTCCATTGCAGTAACCGACATGGCGGAGCTCAATTCTCACCTTCTTATGGAGAACAAAGTCATTCTCCACGTTGGCACGCTTGTTGATTTCATCTTCATATCTGCCACAGAAAACATTGTGAAAAGTTAGCTGATGGGAAAAAAGACTGCTGCAGGTCGGATGTTGAGTCCCAAGATGTTAATGTTGAGTtgagtggattttatatatacttgcacatgtaaatagagtttatgttttaaattaatacataaagaaagatatgataattaatttgggatattatgaggaatattctgagtaatgtattataaagcataagagaggatcactgttttattattctgtttgttgatgacaaatgtaatgattaactgtataatgcatgagaatgaatgatgttttattgttagacaatagttaaaatggatgccgaatggaaacctgagatgttgcttttattctgaaagcaggataataggttttattctgaaggggaacttccggtccctgaccTCGCCATCTTAtcgattagcttagcgaacagaatggctgCATTCTTTGAACtagccaatggaactaacctttaggtgtgaattcatttgcatgaccatactaatagccgagcatttgttctggagtCAGAGTTCTTTGGTTCAGGAGATCTTGAGACGGCCCCGGCCTCTACGCTGCGTCGGGCTGAAAGAGAGGCCTTGGGAGCAGCGGGGTCCGTCTGTGGAGATCGCTCCCTTACCAGCTCCTCGATCATGAACGCTATCTGTCATTacctttgccattaaatattgttaaactttaattcattgaatcctggatttcctgcggccacaGGACCCGAGTTCTGAACGTATCTTTCACTGTGCAGGTGTTGACTCACTTGTTCTTGAAGTCCTCCACCATGTTCTGCATGTTCCCCAGCTCTCCCTCCAGTGTGCCCTTCTCATTGCCGAGCCCATCCAGCTGCTTGCGTATGTTGGCGATGTAGGCCTCGAACATGGCGTCGATGTTGGAGCGCGTGGTGGTCTGCTCCTGCAGCAGGCTCCACTTGGTCTCCAGCATCTTGTTCTGCTGCTCCAGGAAGCGGACCTAAAATGGGGGAAATCGTTTCATGTTTAGATCCGCTCTCGCTTGGCGGAAAGTACCGCTTTGACGGAATGAGCACATTAATCAGGATACATGATCCGcatctataaatgtgtgtgcttgGTCAATGCCTGATGTTGTTTCATCACTTTCAGCAAACTGCAAATATTAATAGCAGAGAAGTTGCTTCAACGACGAGTTGATAAAAGGtgcttgttgtgtttgttttactttcctCAGTTGATCCATTGAGCCACACCTGTGTGTGACTTTCCCACACAAAAGGCTCTTGTTTGCACCGATGCCACGGGGCAGGGATGCTCCAGAAGTCATTCTCCGTGCAGTCGCTCTAGTTGGACTTGCACTTGTTCTAATAAGTTCATTATTTGGGAACATCTGACGTAATCCTGAGAAACATGTTTCACAGGAGACAGAAAACGTGATCTGTGTTTTAAAACCCCTGGAGATGGAAGCACCCATCCTTCCACTTCGGTTGTGTACATGTGCCTGGAgactttcttccttttttttttctttccaaaggCCAGGTGAGATGTACTGTGCCACACCTAAGCCTAGCCACGCCCCTTACACCCCCCTACATGCACTGCTCCCTCGCCTCCAGGATGCATACGTTTACTGAGTGCACTTGCCTGCCTCTGCCCTCAAACTTTCCTGTGACTACAGTTCAGTAGGAAAAAGCTAACTGGGCATTTTCTCTCTCACTGGGTGTGGTTAACTTCTACGTCCTTCCTGCACCATTTGAAATAATGATAACAGTTAATGCAGATACTTTTATATTGTGCAATGCATTGGAAAGATGGGGCCAACTTTTGCAGCACTGTTGAAACCTTGTGAGTCCTCGCTACCATGGTAATAGGCAACAACATGataccttctctctctcatgctgAGAGCCACCCGTCACTGGATATGACCACTCTGGTGTTTCTGTGTACTCACACAGAGACAGCTGGCAAGGACGCCGACTATGCTCAAAGAGAAGGTAAAATAGGAACAACGTTCTTCTCCCAGCGTCAGTGCAGAGGCTAACTGATGCACAGTATTGCCTTGGGAAGATGAGAGGTGGCTGTGCATCAATTTTTTATGAAATGATGTGCACATTATTCAGGTTTGGATCAGTTGCTgtctaatatttaatatttaattagcCCAGGTGGCCCCCTTAGAGACTATGTTGCAGATATACAAGACAAAACCATTAACTACTGTGGGCCCTGTTCTGTGCATCAGATGATCAACATCCGTTTTTCAAACCAATAAATGACATGTCACATCTTTTGGAATGGTGTTGTACAAAGGGCTGCTCACCTTGTCAATGAAGCCGGCGAAGCGGTTGTTCAGAGTCTTGATCTGCTCTTTCTCTTCTGTCCGGACAATCTGGATGTTCGGGTCGATTAAAAGGTTCAGGGGGGCCAGCAGGGACATGTTGGACTGGATGGCTGTGATAGTAGCTCCCATGCTTCCACCACTGATACCGCCACTGAAACTAGGATAACTGAAGCCACCACCACCCATGCCTTGCCTACCAAATGACATGCTGCCGGACGCCCTGGACGGGTTTGATTTGTTGTTGACCATCGATCTTGAGGAATATGATCggctaccaccaccaccagcaccaccaccactgctGCCGAAGCCGCCGCCACTCGTGCTCATCCCGGAGGTTCCACCGCTACTGTAACTTGTCGAGGACGGTGGACGATAGGCCATGGCtggttttatttcctctgaaaGGTAAAGATTCACAGAGAAAAAGGGTGGCAGAAAAAGATGTTCGGCAGAGGAGCACACGAAGAGGAGAGTCAAGTTCCTCTAAGTATCTTCTCTCCGTCCGTGAGGGATTTATATCTGCCTTCAACTATGGAGGAGGTCCCGGTGAGCTCCACCTCCTCTGCATCCTTCCCTTAACCCTCCTCCAATTACCTTTGTCCTGGAAGCGGCACTCGCAGGTGGATTGGAGCAGCTCAGCCTGTCAGACAGGTAACAGCGCCAACCTTGCGAACGAGGCTTGACACACCCAGATGCTCACAGAGGAAGGAATGGCAGCAGAGCCAGGGCTGCGATTTGGGACGAAGATATGTTTGCAAAGATATTTTTTGCTTGGGGTGTCCTGCAAGGTTtgggtggagggagggatggaccGTTGGGTTGGGGACCTGTACACTTACTGATCTACCAGTTTCTGTTTCTCCACCATCTTGCAAGATCAATAAATATGAAGATGTTATCAATAAAGTTTCAATTGGTAAAATCTCACTGGACTTACGGAACAAGTGACCAGCTGTTGTCAAAAGATATGTTTGAATGAATGCATGCAAATACATTATATCCATGCATTAGTCCATATATTCCTACACATTGTTCAATACCCCAAATTAGTAGCATTACACCATACTATCTCAAATCAATACATCAAGAAACATTAAATTGACAGAATTCTTCAAGGAGTTTGGAATCTCTGTAGCAGAGAACAGAACATATGAGGTATCAAAGCATGTTTGGTGAATATAATCTAGGACCTTTTATGGCGTTAGAGGTACAAagagaatataataataatgtaaagaaATAGTTGGTGGTGTTGATTTGGTTTCAGGTTGGGGTTCACTTTCTCAAACAATGCCACCAATAGAAAAAGTGGTTTTAGATTTAGTAGTAACATGAAGAGAGTGAACGTCTTAATAACCCTCAAGAGGAAACTGGTCTTGCAGGAGGTTCCCTGCAGGGACCTCGATAGATGCACATAGAGCATAGCTCATACAGTGCAGTGGAAATGTCTTAAAACTGAAGTGGAGGGGGAAAATAAAGTGATCTTAGGTTGAATATGTGAAGATCGACACTAAATATCAAATTTCTGAGTGAAATATTGAATTCCACCATCctgttatttatgttttcatgctTGCAGTTTCTAGTTGCTTGAGGGCACTGCACACTCTGCCTTCCATACTCATGACATATCTTTTGACAGTTTTTTATGTCACCAAAGttaatttttaaaatgtaagcgtcactacttaaaaaaaaaagaaaaggattcgTTACACATTATTaattgtgccttttttaaacatttcaactaaatgtcatttttcaaCTTGGATCTTGGTTGCATTACTGTTCAGTTTGCAGCCAACCGAACATCAGGAGTTAAAAGAAGACGAGATTCATCGCTCTGACAGAATTGGAATGGTTGCTACCTGTTGAAACTAAAAGCGTAATCAAAGATTGGATATTAAAAGCGTATTCAAGGATTGTAGCCCGGTGGTGTATCTAATAACGGTCAAACACCGTCTAATTTCAAGATGATTTATTAATCTGGTCACAGGCAAAGTATCGGCACTGCAATTGCAAGAGCAGGTGAGAGGTCCGTTCAACTCACAGGTTGAAACGGAACTCTGACCCTAAACACAGGAAAAACTGTCTTTTTTATACAAGGATAAGCATGAGTCTACTGCAGGCCAAAGTTTATGAGAGCTTTAGCAAATTGaagtataaaaataaagaatacacataaaaatataatttataacaAAACCCATCTCAACAACTCTGATGTAGATGTTGGTTTACCGGCCTCTGTAATGTACTGCAGCAGCATATACAAATGAGCACAAGTCAGTTACACCCCATAAGCAAATACCAGTACTTCACAATCCATTCCAATATTCTCTCGTGTAAGAATTACATTCACATGCAGCAAACTGCATCTTCATCCATCTTTGCATTCAACACGTTTTGAGGGAAAAGGCATTTTATAAAATAGGTTCATATCTGTTGCCATTGTTTGCTGGTGCATCTGCAGTTGTTTCCTGTATAATATAGGGACGTAATTTTATGCTGCGTTGACACCAAACGCGtcgcgaatattcgcaacgtgtttggtgtgaacgcagcataaaatTTTTagttaaaattttttttttcttaggtCCTTTAGTATGATAGTCTTAGTGCTGCGTTTATCTCATTTACAGTGGCAGCTGGCCAACAGAGGGCCATGGCGCCTGGCCCCACCTTGAGTcaataataaattatacaaattgtcaatatttgtgttttatattttgtggaatatacccagtaatatttgtaagataggatatctgcacaaaatatgcttttcctgcatgTCCTAttcgcctgtctgcatgtctaagaagcagtttagccaattactgattaaagatatacaGTTATGTTAgacttattccaaaatggattaaattcattatttttctcaacATTCTATACACAACAAcccagaacctctcaagttacatcaggttggatggggagcgtcggtgcacagacattttcagatctctccagagatgttcaatcggattcaagtcagggctctggctgggccactcaaggacattcacagagttgtcccgaagccactcctttgttattttggctgtgtgcttcgggtcgttgtcctgttggaagatgaaccgtcgccccagtctgaggtccagagcgctgtggagcatgttttcatccaggatgtctctgtacattgctgcattaatctttccctcaatcctgactagtctcccagttcctcctgctgaaaaacatccccacagcatgatgctgccaccaccatgcttcactgtatggttggtattggccaggtgatgagcagtgccttccaccagacatgacgcttggcattcaggccaaagagttcaatctttgtttcatcagaccagatcattttatttctcatgctctgagagtccttcaggtgcctttttgcaaactccagctgtcatgtgctttttactgaggagtggcttccgtttGACCACTCAGAGTGGCCATCGGGTTcttggtcacctccctgactaaggcccttctcccccgatcgctcagttcaattcaattcaattcaattcagttcagtttattttgtacagcccaatatcacaaattacaaattttcctcagagggctttacaatctgtacacatacgacatccatgtcccaggacctcacatcggatcaggaaaaactccccaaaaataacctttcacagggaaaaaagggaataaaccttcaggagagcaacagagcaggatccctctccccggatggacagatgcaatagatgtcatgtgtacagaatgaacagcatttacaaagttacataaacacattacatgaatatgacaatgtatgaatggacctccaatccatgaaacagaagggatgtagagaggagggggggcggggcgcatcagcagggccaacgcgggaggccggctcaccagcatcagacacctccaggtccaatggaccctatgagacgtgaagtcacaacgactccggggaggaagcagagttaataaggtgcaatggagagatgtaaattcatccataaggagagagagaagaggtgataggtgctcagtgtatcctaaaacatcccccagcagcctataagcctatagcagcatatcaaggggctggaccagggcaaacctgattcaaccctaactataagcactatcaaacaggaaagtcttaagtctattcttaaatgaggtgactgtgtctgcctcccggactgaaagtggaagctggttccataaaagaggagcttgataactgaaggctcttgctaccatcctactttttaggactctaggaaccacaagtagccacacatttagtgagcgcagctctctagtggggcaatatggtactacaagctccttaagatatgatggtgcatcaccaatcaaggctttgtaggtgaggagaagaattttaaatgtgattcttgattttacagggagccagtgcagagcagctaatacaggagtaatgtgatctcttttcttagtttttgtgagtacacgagctgcagcattctggatcaactggagggatttaagagatttattagagcagcctgataaggagttgcagtaatatagtctggaagtaacaaacgtgtgaaccagcttttctgcatctttttgggacaagatgtgcct is part of the Cyclopterus lumpus isolate fCycLum1 chromosome 7, fCycLum1.pri, whole genome shotgun sequence genome and harbors:
- the LOC117733164 gene encoding intermediate filament protein ON3-like is translated as MAYRPPSSTSYSSGGTSGMSTSGGGFGSSGGGAGGGGSRSYSSRSMVNNKSNPSRASGSMSFGRQGMGGGGFSYPSFSGGISGGSMGATITAIQSNMSLLAPLNLLIDPNIQIVRTEEKEQIKTLNNRFAGFIDKVRFLEQQNKMLETKWSLLQEQTTTRSNIDAMFEAYIANIRKQLDGLGNEKGTLEGELGNMQNMVEDFKNKYEDEINKRANVENDFVLHKKDVDGAYMNKVDLEAKVDSLQDEINFLRAIYETELRELQGQIKDTSVIVEMDNTRELDMDSIVAEVKAQYEAIAASNRKDTEQWYQQKYQEMETNAGQFGDDLRTSKSEIAELNRMISRLQNEIESVKGQRVNLEAQIAEAEERGELAVKDAKARIRDLEQALQRAKQDMTRQVREYQDLMNIKLALEIEIATYRKLLEGEEDRITSGSGTATIHIQSSGGGGGGGGYGGSMGGGGYGSGMGGGGGGYGGSYGMSGGSGGSSGIIKMNTVSSTQPRRY